In Anomaloglossus baeobatrachus isolate aAnoBae1 chromosome 6, aAnoBae1.hap1, whole genome shotgun sequence, the genomic stretch gcgagatcgctaatgaggttactgctgcgtcacaaaaaccgtgacgtagcagcgattttggtagcgatcttgctatgtgtgaagcacccctaagagaacACATGAGGTGTTTGAAGAGATAGCTGAACAATCAACAGCTATCTATTGTGTAAGGAGACGTTGAACCACAAAACAAAGGAGAGTAAACTCTCAATTCCAGCTCACCAGTTAGATGGAAGTCCAGTCAGATGGTGCACGGAAGAAAATCTTGGCCATGACACTAGAAAAAATGAAAAAGTCCAGCACGACATCCAGGTTTTTAACATTTTTAACATGTATTAAAAAAGAAGAGCAAGTTTTATATTTTGGATGTTGTTCTGGACTTTTTCGTTTTCCGTAAGGAGACGGTAACCTTTCTGAAACATTAGGTAGGATGGCTTCCTGCAACGTTTTGTTGTCCACCGCTGGATATTTGGGTACGCTAAAGCGTATTTTCACTAATAGAAATGTAAAAAATACTGTAGAACAAAATAAATTATACTGAAAATACTTTCCACAAATAAAAATGTGCAGTTTGTGCCTTTAAAAAAAAACATCTTCTGATGCCAAGCTTGTAAAAATGTTATGGGTTTTTTTAGATTCCCATTTCGGTCCCAGTATTTTAATTATCTTATTTAATTTACCTACATATTCTTTTATCCCAACTATCTTTAATATTTTTAGCAATTCATCTTTATGATTATTTGCATCCATCTTTCATCTATACACAGGCACAAAGTTGGGAGCTTAGCCAGCAGGCTTCTGGAGTATTTTGATACCAACACCATCTGTTCATAGATATCACTTCAGATTTCAAGAAGCTGAGGTCACACTTGGTGTTTTTTGGGGGGAAAGTTTCTCTGCTGAAACAACTTTATAATCATCAGCATGGCCAACATTGTGTAAATGATATAGGCAAAagttcatacagtatatcacaaacgtgagtatacccctcacatttttgctaatattttatatcttttaatgggacagcactgaagatatgacactttttaTACAATGTGAAGCAGTCAGTGTCTAGCTTGACTACTTTACATCGTgtcacagtgtcatatcttcagtgttgtcccataaaaagatataataaattacAAATAAGTGAGGAATGTATATATCTATGATTAGCAAGGGGTTCAATATGAATGCTGAAATTATTAATGTATTTAGGCAATTTGGTATTAGAGAGAAACACATAGACATGTCTTTCTCCAAGTGACTTGTCGATAAACACCTTCCCTCTGCCTATGTGACTTCTTCCCCATGTGCCTTTTCTGTGCCTTTGTGCCTTTTCCTTTGTCGATGTGCCTTTTCTCTGCCTAACTGAAGTCCTTGTGACTAAACTGCATTCTCTATGCCTAAGTGCCTTGTATGTGCCTAATCATCTTTTCAGTGCCTAATTGTCTTCCCCCTATCAAGTGTTATCTGTTTGTGAATTTGCCTTCCTTCTGCCTATGTGCCAAATTCTCAACATTAGCGCCTACAACTTTCCAATCTGGCTTCCCTCTTCATATGTGTCTTTTCTCTGCCTgtctttcatttttccatgtactgtctctctatctttttccACTTATCTGAGGCCTCAAAATTTTGCATGATTGTATAGATGGTATGCTGCTAAATAAACTATAAAGATATAGTCAGGGTGTCTATTGTACCAAAAATACCCTTTTCAAACTCAATTTTGTTCCCTCCAATTAAAatactaataaataacacacccatgtttctaaatagtacaaatatgcagAGAGGGAAGGGCCCCAAACAGATGAATTGGCTTATTTTTGTTTGGAGTTTATCTATCCTGATGGAATATGATTGGCATTAGATCTTCCCCCAAATAAAGGATATCAGCTGACGAGATTCTTTTCCTATATTGTAAACTACTCTATTTATTACTAATTGCATTTCACTGTGTGTGATTTTGCCCTGGCACTTAGGACAGCAGCGCGTATTAGTCTGTCAGTGTAGGGAAAGGAGGGTTAGCCTACGGGGAGTGGGGGCACCATTTTGTATCAACTAGGGTGCTAACCTCCACGGCTAGGAAGGGAAATACTAAGGGAATTTGCCCTGGGCCCCTCCACCTCTGTATATTTGTACTATTTATAAATTTGTGTTGTATTCTCATGGGTGTGTGATTTATCAATATTTTAATTGGAAGGAATAAAATCGAGTTTTAAGAGGGTATTTTTGGTTTGGGTATGGTATGCTtctaccaatatatatatatatatatatatatatatatatgcgtcatCATATCTCACCCGGCGCTTAGCATGCTACCTTGCATTAAACTTTCTTAAAAATTTGGCATCATTAATGTGAGTTGGGTTTGGTACTTCATTTTTGTCAGTTGCATAAACGATAAGTCAGCATTATCGTTAGAAGTGTATTTGTACTTACTCTTATACTTTTATTATCATTATAGTTTTTTGCTTGAATCCTTCTCTAACCATACACCAGTTTCTTTCTTTTGCATATTTCTAATAgtttttatggttttgtttttcAGCATATGTTCCTGCAGAAGAATTAAAGGCAGCTGAAATTGATGAGGAGAATGTAGAAGATGATGGACTTTCCTTAGATGTCCAGGACAGTGAATATTTGTTTAGTGAAGACCCAGAAAATAAAGAAGCTCAGAGTTACCAAAATTCCCCTGTTAGTAGTGCAACTAATCATGATGCTGGCTACGGGTCTCCATTTAGTGAAACGAGCGATCATCTGGCAGATTTTAAAAGTACTTCTTCCAAGGATGGACAAGACAGAGAAGATAGCCAGAATGCAGACAATTCATCTTACCCTCAGGACAGTTTGGCACAAATTAAAGCTGTGTATACTAACTTGCTTTCAGAATGCAGTTGGTCCACTCTGGCATTAGATCTGAAGAAATCAAGTCCAACCACAAGTGTAGATACAAGCAAGCAAAGTGAGACTACAGATGTAAATCCTAATTCTGTTACACCTACCCCCATTACAAGTAGCAGTAGTAGTACTAATACAAGTACTAGTATTAGTGTTAGTACAAGCAACAATACAAGTAATAACAGTGCTCCTGGATATGACTGGCACCAAGCTGCATTGGCAAAGACATTGCAACAAACGTCATACGGACTTCTGCCAGAGCCTAGTCTGTTTAGCACAGTGCAGCTCTACCGGCAAAACAATAAACTATATGGCTCTGTTTTTACTGGTGCCAGTAAGTTCAGATGCAAAGACTGCAGTGGAGCTTATGATACATTGGTAGAGCTAACTGTTCACATGAATGAAACAGGACATTATCGTGATGATAATCGAGATAGAGAATCTGAAAGAACCAGACGTTGGTCTAAACCTAGAAAAAGATCTCTTATGGAAATGGAAGGAAAGGAAGATGCACAGAAAGTTCTCAAGTGTATGTATTGTGGACATTCCTTTGAGTCTCTGCAAGATCTTAGTGTTCATATGATTAAAACGAAGCATTACCAAAAAGTGCCTCTGAAAGAGCCAGTACCAGCCATTACAAAACTGGTCCCTACAACAAAAAAACGCGCTCTTCAGGATATATCATCACCTGAGTCACCTGATCAAGCAGGAATATCTCCAGGGGCCACAGGAACCGATAATGCAAAGGACCCCAAAGCTGCCAATCCTTATGTGACCCCCAACAATAGATATGGTTATCAAAATGGTGCTAGTTATACATGGCAGTTTGAGGCACGCAAAGCTCAAATTTTGAAGTGCATGGAGTGTGGCAGCTCTCATGATACTTTACAGCAACTTACTGCTCACATGATGGTCACTGGACATTTCCTAAAAGTAACCAATTCTGCCTCTAAAAAAGGAAAACAACTGGTTTTGGATGCAGTTGTAGAAGAGAAAATTCAGTCAATACCTTTACCCCCAACTACACATGCCAGATTACCAGCATCTTATATAAAGAAGCAGCCAGACTCACCAGCTGCATCTCCACACTCCGAGGACAGAAAAGAAACTGAACAGGAGAAATTGGTTAACCTCGAGCCAGAAAAGAAAATAAAGGAAGAAAATGATGAACCTGAAAAAATTGAGCCTGCTACTTCATATCAATACCTCAGAGAGGAAGATTTAGATGATAGTCCTAAAGGTGGGCTGGACATTTTAAAGTCACTGGAAAATACAGTGTCCTCTGCTATTAGTAAGGCTCAAAATGGAGCACCATCGTGGGGTGGGTATCCTAGCATTCATGCTGCTTATCAGTTGCCAGGAGCTGTAAAATCATTGCAGCCAACTGTACAAAGTGTGCAAATGCAACCATCATATGCCAGTAGTGTCAAATCCATGGCGTCTGAACATAATGCTTTGGTCCATTCTCCTGGTAGCCTATCACCTCCACTTCACAAAAGCAATGTATCTGCAATGGAAGAATTGGTGGAGAAGGTGACAGGAAAAATAAATGTAAAGAAAGAAGAGAAGCCCACAGAAAAGGAAAAAGTGACTCCAGTTAAACCCTTATCTCCCGTAGCAAAAGAAAACAAAGACGTTCTTAAGACAGAGGAAGCCAACATAAAGACTGTAAAGAAATCCCCAGATGTTGAGCTTCAGAACACAAAAAAGGAAGCTCCATTGGAACCCCACACACCTAATGGTACAGAATCTCATAAAACAAAAATTACTAATGGGTGCAACAGTTTAGGGATTATAACAGATCATTCAACTGAGCTATCATTCATTAATCCACTGAGTGCATTACAGTCCATTATGAATACACATTTAGGCAAAGTGTCAAAGCCAGTAAGCCCATCTTTAGATCCATTAGCAATGTTATACAAAATTAGCAATAGTATGTTAGACAAACCTATCTATCCAACCACTCCAGTCAAACAAGTAGAATCTATTGATCGGTACTACTATGACAATAGCGACCAGCCGATAGACTTGACAAAATCCAAAAATAAACCTCTTATGGCAAGTATGACTGACCCAGTCTCTTCACCCCTAAGGGAAAGTGCACTGATGGATATTTCTGATATGGTGAAGAATCTTACTGGACGTTTAACACCCAAGTCTTCGACACCGTCAACTGTATCCGAAAAGTCAGATGCAGATGGCAGCAGTTTTGAAGAAGCATTGGATGAGTTATCTCCTGTACATAAAAGAAAGGGCAGACAGTCCAACTGGAACCCACAGCATCTCCTTATACTTCAGGCCCAGTTTGCCTCTAGTTTACGGGAGACAGCTGAAGGCAAATATATTATGTCAGACTTAGGTCCTCAAGAACGGGTACACATCTCTAAGTTTACTGGTCTTTCAATGACAACAATTAGCCATTGGTTGGCCAATGTCAAATATCAACTAAGGAGGACAGGGGGAACAAAATTTTTAAAGAATCTGGACACGGGACATCCTGTTTTCTTTTGTAATGATTGTGCCTCTCAGTTCCGGACTGCTTCAACATATATAAGTCATTTAGAAACACATCTAGGATTTAGCCTAAAGGATCTATCAAAGCTTTCTCTAAATCAAATTCAAGAACAGCAGAATGTTTCAAAAGTTATCACCAACAAGGCTCTAAGCTCAATTGGACTTATTGAGGAGGACTCAGGCTCCACATTCCAGTGTAAGCTCTGCAACCGGACTTTTGCAAGCAAACACGCAGTTAAACTGCACCTTAGCAAAACACATGGAAAGTCTCCAGAGGACCATGTGATATATGTAACTGAATTGGAAAAACAGTAACATCCAGTTATGCAGCCAGGTATGCAAGTGACCACAAGAACATTGCACTAAACATATTCATAATACTGCACTAGGCCTGACCTGAGCCTCTGAAATCAGTCTTATTTTTGTTGCTGAACTGCctatctggatttttttttcttacacatattttatatttatatttatattctcTTTGTCTCTGATTTGTGCATGTTTTTTTGTGAGTCAATGTCTGACCTTTAATTTTCAACATCTGTTCTTGATGTTAAGCTATCTTTTGTAGAATGTAGTGGGAGACACTATTGAGAGACATTAATTTAACCACAAAGAAACACAAAGAACAATGACATAAAAACAAACATCCTAAAATTAACACGTTGCCATGACAATAAAAGGTTGGAAAATCTTGTGGCATCAAGTTAACCCTTTGAGCACTGCCATAGCATTTCTGTGCCTTTTGATAGATAAAACATATTTAATTAAAGTCTTTATACAATTCAGAAAAATGaaagataaattaaaaaaatatattatagtaATAAATACTGAATACAGATCttagattgaaaaataaaaaaagtatgtaTGCAGCCCTAGAGTAAGGGAGGAAGGCTATATAGTACTCCTAGGGTTACTCTGCCACATGTGTAGAAAAATAAATCATAATAatgcaaaattgaaaaaaaagtagAATATACAGAAAAGATACCATATCACAATGGAAAATAATGTTTTACTAGAGCAAGTTGTTGTATGCCAATATTTTATTCAAACATGTAGATATAATTTCTTTTTGCAAAATGAATTATATGGTTTCGAATTATTTGCAAATATAAGCTCCGGTACAAGCTTATCTTCTTATAATTGTGCTGCATTTTATCCTATTTTGCTACCAACTGGTTAAACCTTTGGGCATCAGAAGATTTACTATCCACTGGAGTGGTCAGGCATCCAAAGGGTTACATTTCGACTTCAATGCAGTCCTTCTGACTGAGAAAAAGTAAAAAGAGGACAGTCTGGGGCAAGTATTAGATCATGTTCCATGTAAATAAAAGATAACAATTTAAGAGTACATGTTACATATCTTACCATTGGAACAGTTCTGCTTCCTTTGTACCTTATGGCTGTATGCTTTCACTTTGAACTTTTTATATTGTCATTTTATATTCAATTCCTAtgtatataaaatgtaaaaaaaaaaaaaaaatcacatttttgaaTAAAATTAAGTTCCTGCAGACTGACAAACAGAGAAATTTTACTGGCGCCTGCATCTTTTCAGATGCACGTACAAAAGAAACtgacaaaaaaaatgaaataaatacaaaataaagcAATGCACTATGAATTATACATTTTGATGTTCTATCATTAATATTGTACAGTACATTTCGGTTCACACAATTAAATCCACTGTTTTCTCAAGTGTGAAATAAACCCACATGCAGTTCTTGATTTACATACATTGTCATGTCGTCATTATTGTGCCGTTAAGGTGTTATTCCGGCAATAAGAGGTATTGCTTATGCAATCAACCAAGATAATTCTATTCAAAATCTTCTATTCAGTATCTGTATCCTGACACATTTCATTCAGGCTATTTCCATTAACATGTTACAAACAAGTCACAATAGTTTCAAAAAGGACACAGGGAGAATTAGTGCTGCCTTAACAATTAGTGAAGGGCATTATACGTGTACGTTTCGATCTGGATGGGGAAAGGGAGGATGATCAGTGGCTGACACACAGTATTCTGACTTCCAGTTCAATTGTTGGTTGTCTTTTTTCCTTACTGGTAAAAATGATCTGTAAATGGTTCATTCAGCATACACTAAACAATAATTCCTTTACCTCATCTTCACTCGGTGTAACATTTGTACAGCTGCGCTGTCAGTTAAAGTCAAGGGCTGAGACGTGCCTCTTACTATTTTTCATAAAGCGTTTACAGACTAATTTGGATTTGAATGAATTCGCATTTTCGTGTGTGATAAAAGTGATATATCTCCAAGTGTCATTTGGAAATGTCTGCCTCTCAGTTCAAAAAATTGGTTTATCACATTTTAATTAACCTGCTGGCAGTCTTGTCCCACTCATCACATTTTGGAAGAGCAGCAAAAGTGCTAAGTTCAAACTTCTAggcatttttttttagtttgtttatttttttttaattaaacaggCAGTTTTATTTAAGGCATTTAAATCCTATTGTCATTGCATTAAATAAAACTTCATGTttaatttaaaaaagaaataaactaAAAAAATGGCAAGACGTTTGAACTTAGCCCTTTTGCCGTCAAACAGTAAGTAACACATCAAATATTGCTTTATGAAGTGTATATTTATTATCCTTTTGGAAGATCAGAAATACATTGAAATCTTTTACCAAATGAAAAATAGatttaaaggaaaccaatcaccaggattttcgtatataacctaaagccaatgctatactcacactatcaggctgattctctacataccattagtggtcagctcggatgtataggttttgaaatccaagaaagtgaagtttgtaaaatgagcagcttcttgagtgacagttgcactggagcagacgatatattcatagttatcccctccccctgttagaattagcataagtattatacaaacgattcactttgtctagcaggacctgtggtgaggtcatacccatgtgaccagaaggggtggggcctcagccaccaaagctggataccaggtcacatgggtatgacctcaccacaggtcctgctagacaaagtgagtcctttgtataatgcttatgctaattctaacagggggaggggataactatgaatatatgatctactccagtgcaactgtcactcaagaagcagctcattttacaaacttcactttcttggatttcaaaacctaaacatccgagctgcccactacaggtatgtagataagcaacctgatagtacaagtactgcactggctttaggttatatacaaaaatcctgatgattggttccctttaagcctttttGGCAATCATGGTTTGTCCTGAATATGATGCCCCTACTGTACCTATATAACCTTCTGTTCTCAAAAGTGGAGTATATTCCATCTTCTCTGCTAGGGAAGTATACCTCTATACAGTACATGCAGCACCAAAAGAAGCCTATGGTACAATATGCAGCTCGTTCTGCTCCAAACTAAGAAGCCATATTCTGGGCTCTGCAAGACCATGCAGATATGATTAACTTTAAGATATAATCGTTGATTTCAAAACATCAGCAACAATTAGAACACCATAGGGTTTAAATAATTTGACCAGTAGAACCACAACGGTGTGATGTGGCTGTAATACAGATGCCAAAATATAGCAAGATCAGTCTTAGGATCATGTGAAACTAGTtgtattcaatttttttttgtttgctcaaTGAAAAGCCAAAGCAGACTTAAATCTGTATGTATGTTACCAGTCTCTACCTGAGTACTGCTACTTAGTGACTTACTCAGCAATACCTCTCATGCAACTTAAATGGTGTATGcggaactttaaaaaaaaacaaaaaaaaacccctgtgcctaagcactaacagacAAAGAGTTGCtatctacctgcctgttgtgcccagcGCAATTCTTCGTCGACACAGACCAGTTAAAGATGGCTCCTGCTAGGGATACAATGGCTTTGTCAACAGAGTAATGGCTTCTTTTGCACTTTGCTTTGTAGCTGGGGTGGGACAGCCGACATTTTGATGATTGACAAGCGGGTCCCTGCTGCTTAACTGGTGGAGCCCGCTGTCAGTCAGCATGACGTCAGCCGTTCCGCCCCGTCTACTGAGCAGAGAAGATTAGAAGCTGCCACTCTGTGCCAGTGAAGAACCTGCCTGTTAGTGCCTATTTAACTCCTTAACAAACAAGGACGTACTGATATGTAAGTCATGTCAGGGTAATCAAagccggctgctgcagtgagccggccGTGATCCCTGCACGTGTccactgatttgaacagcagatgtGTGTCTGTTAACTTCTTcgctcgcactgtcaaaatgtgacagcgtgatttaaatggccacggcggggAATGCGCCATTCTCCGCTGCCATTGAAGGACCTGTGATGCGATCACAGGGAGCCGAGGGTTGctatgggtcatgtgatgactcctgtcgctatcatga encodes the following:
- the TSHZ1 gene encoding teashirt homolog 1 produces the protein MPRRKQQAPRRSAAYVPAEELKAAEIDEENVEDDGLSLDVQDSEYLFSEDPENKEAQSYQNSPVSSATNHDAGYGSPFSETSDHLADFKSTSSKDGQDREDSQNADNSSYPQDSLAQIKAVYTNLLSECSWSTLALDLKKSSPTTSVDTSKQSETTDVNPNSVTPTPITSSSSSTNTSTSISVSTSNNTSNNSAPGYDWHQAALAKTLQQTSYGLLPEPSLFSTVQLYRQNNKLYGSVFTGASKFRCKDCSGAYDTLVELTVHMNETGHYRDDNRDRESERTRRWSKPRKRSLMEMEGKEDAQKVLKCMYCGHSFESLQDLSVHMIKTKHYQKVPLKEPVPAITKLVPTTKKRALQDISSPESPDQAGISPGATGTDNAKDPKAANPYVTPNNRYGYQNGASYTWQFEARKAQILKCMECGSSHDTLQQLTAHMMVTGHFLKVTNSASKKGKQLVLDAVVEEKIQSIPLPPTTHARLPASYIKKQPDSPAASPHSEDRKETEQEKLVNLEPEKKIKEENDEPEKIEPATSYQYLREEDLDDSPKGGLDILKSLENTVSSAISKAQNGAPSWGGYPSIHAAYQLPGAVKSLQPTVQSVQMQPSYASSVKSMASEHNALVHSPGSLSPPLHKSNVSAMEELVEKVTGKINVKKEEKPTEKEKVTPVKPLSPVAKENKDVLKTEEANIKTVKKSPDVELQNTKKEAPLEPHTPNGTESHKTKITNGCNSLGIITDHSTELSFINPLSALQSIMNTHLGKVSKPVSPSLDPLAMLYKISNSMLDKPIYPTTPVKQVESIDRYYYDNSDQPIDLTKSKNKPLMASMTDPVSSPLRESALMDISDMVKNLTGRLTPKSSTPSTVSEKSDADGSSFEEALDELSPVHKRKGRQSNWNPQHLLILQAQFASSLRETAEGKYIMSDLGPQERVHISKFTGLSMTTISHWLANVKYQLRRTGGTKFLKNLDTGHPVFFCNDCASQFRTASTYISHLETHLGFSLKDLSKLSLNQIQEQQNVSKVITNKALSSIGLIEEDSGSTFQCKLCNRTFASKHAVKLHLSKTHGKSPEDHVIYVTELEKQ